A window from Calliopsis andreniformis isolate RMS-2024a unplaced genomic scaffold, iyCalAndr_principal scaffold0001, whole genome shotgun sequence encodes these proteins:
- the LOC143186438 gene encoding uncharacterized protein LOC143186438, with amino-acid sequence MATTMAYTVAELKEFLRARDLSSAGTKAELINRLEQFDENIWENIAEEGRVTREAARTSHLDDQRITEAGQAAYGEETRRRESERIRRDKARWDTMLNEQMQRELDLLRRENMVMQRELEIMRNEQMRTRSFSASPDIPGDAERVRGPTGPSPTMSIRAIGDLLSDFDGRDNTFWKWEQQVNLLRTTYHLDENATRVLISSKLKARAASWFHSKAEHITLRIDDLLREMKIMFDHRPSRLSLRRQFENRVWNSGELFTDYFHDKIILGNRVPIAEGELVEYIIDGVTDQQLRNQARIMRIKTTADLLESFENIKLDPKRMNERDLKEKKETKFGRIQQQTLVGKPPKKEVRCFNCSEMGHISTSCQKPKRQQGGCFECGSMLHRIAGCPRRTASQSGESNMARETTTTRRELSAATSMNMVQPATLNAPYTVSISYNIADNSGQNCKYTLCAMLDSGSPISLIKNCLVPLHARTQGCETGPEFCGINGSPLKILGRFYQDVEIEGISIKLNFYIVPDNTMAFMAILGRDFSSHPLIRITWDGKLVITRKTPEVITDELDCAIKQIMNIECISGVSTEQEKLQINSKIGPEKIERIRDMYVSDYIKIKETSAMEIDFEMKIALKHNQPVSFRPRRLSFADKQKLQVILDDLLERGIIRPSESPYASPIVLVRKKNGETRLCIDYRELNRITVKDNFPSQLIDDNIDQLKEKKFFTTLDLKDGYYNVRMAREAIQFTSFVTPLGQYEFLYCPFGLTNAPKVFHRFIRKVFSNLIRTGKMLPFFDDFFIATETLEEHLEILQEIFRTAGQHRLTFRLDKCFFAQNEIDYLGYHVSVDGIRPSDNNIASVINYPIPRNAKEVLRFVALASYFRRFIPQFSMIAKPLYDLIKKEVKFKFREEESKAFETLKKQLSSKPILAIYSPKAETELHCDASVSGFGAILLQKQSDGNFRPISYFSQRTTPAESKYHSFELECLAVVYAVKRFHVYLGGIFFKIMTDCDSFRLTLSKQNINPRISRWAMFLQDYDFEIQYRPGKRMSHVDALSRCHSILAIEGNTFEQTLSICQDKDDEICKIRDKLQKTEMKFFELCNGLVYRKDKMKKLLFYVPHSMENNVIRTCHDDLGHVGLDKVVDNILKVYWFPKLREKAKDYIANCLRCREFSPPSGKQPGYRHNILDKIRINVN; translated from the coding sequence ATGGCCACCACAATGGCTTATACCGTGGCCGAATTGAAGGAGTTTTTAAGGGCTCGAGACTTATCTTCAGCAGGAACTAAGGCTGAATTAATAAATCGTTTGGAGCAATTCGACGAAAATATTTGGGAGAATATTGCCGAAGAAGGAAGGGTAACCAGAGAAGCTGCGCGAACCAGTCACTTGGACGACCAGCGGATAACAGAAGCAGGACAAGCTGCGTATGGTGAAGAAACGCGGAGGAGGGAATCGGAACGTATTCGTAGAGATAAGGCGAGATGGGACACCATGCTCAACGAACAGATGCAGAGAGAATTGGACTTACTGAGGAGGGAAAACATGGTGATGCAAAGGGAATTAGAAATCATGAGGAATGAGCAGATGCGCACGAGAAGTTTTTCAGCTAGTCCAGACATTCCAGGAGATGCGGAAAGAGTCAGAGGACCAACTGGACCTTCCCCGACGATGAGTATTCGAGCGATCGGTGATTTATTATCCGATTTTGATGGTCGCGACAATACGTTCTGGAAATGGGAACAGCAAGTGAACCTTCTTCGTACAACGTATCATTTGGATGAGAATGCCACGCGGGTGTTAATAAGTTCAAAATTGAAAGCGCGAGCCGCGAGTTGGTTTCATTCGAAGGCGGAGCATATCACCCTCCGAATAGACGATTTATTGAGGGAAATGAAGATCATGTTTGACCATCGACCAAGCAGACTGTCGCTTCGTAGGCAGTTTGAAAATAGAGTGTGGAATTCGGGTGAACTTTTTAcggactatttccatgataaaatAATATTGGGAAATAGAGTACCAATTGCGGAGGGAGAATTGGTGGAATACATCATTGATGGGGTGACTGATCAACAGCTGCGGAACCAAGCACGCATCATGCGGATCAAAACGACAGCAGATTTATTAGAGTCGTTTGAGAATATCAAATTGGACCCGAAGAGAATGAATGAACGGGACTTAAAGGAGAAGAAGGAGACGAAATTTGGCCGTATCCAGCAGCAGACATTAGTGGGGAAACCCCCTAAAAAAGAAGTGCGATGTTTTAATTGTTCCGAAATGGGACATATTTCGACAAGTTGTCAAAAACCGAAAAGGCAACAGGGAGGCTGTTTCGAGTGTGGATCgatgctacatcgaatagcgggaTGCCCGCGACGAACAGCGAGTCAATCAGGCGAGAGCAACATGGCGAGAGAAACGACCACGACTAGGAGAGAACTCTCAGCGGCAACGTCGATGAACATGGTACAACCAGCCACACTCAACGCACCGTACACGGTTTCAATAAGTTACAATATAGCTGATAATAGCGGACAAAATTGTAAGTACACGCTATGCGCAATGTTGGACTCCGGATCCCCGATCAgtctaataaaaaattgtttggtTCCTTTGCACGCGCGAACACAGGGGTGTGAGACCGGGCCAGAATTTTGCGGTATTAATGGATCGCCGTTAAAGATATTAGGTAGATTTTATCAGGATGTTGAAATTGAGGGCAtctcaattaaattaaatttttatattgtaccagATAATACTATGGCATTTATGGCGATACTCGGACGGGATTTTTCGTCACATCCATTAATTAGAATTACGTGGGATGGGAAATTAGTGATTACAAGGAAAACACCGGAAGTGATAACCGATGAATTAGATTGCGCGATCAAACAAATTATGAATATAGAATGTATTAGTGGCGTGAGTACAGAACAAGAAAAATTACAGATCAATTCAAAAATCGGGCCGGAAAAAATAGAAAGAATTAGGGATATGTATGTGTCTGATTacataaaaattaaagaaaccaGTGCAATGGAAATAGATTTCGAAATGAAGATCGCGTTAAAGCATAATCAGCCAGTTAGTTTTAGACCGAGGAGATTATCTTTTGCGGACAAGCAAAAACTGCAGGTCATTTTGGATGACCTGTTAGAGAGAGGGATTATCCGTCCGAGTGAGTCACCGTATGCCAGTCCGATAGTTTTAGTACGTAAGAAGAATGGCGAGACACGTTTATGTATTGATTATAGAGAGTTAAACAGAATTACTGTGAAAGATAACTTCCCGAGTCAGCTGATAGACGATAATATTGATCAATTAAAAGAGAAAAAATTCTTTACGACGCTTGATCTAAAAGATGGGTATTACAATGTACGAATGGCGCGAGAGGCAATTCAGTTTACAAGCTTTGTAACCCCTTTGGGGCAATACGAGTTTTTATATTGTCCGTTTGGGCTAACAAATGCACCCAAGGTATTTCACCGATTTATTCGTAAAGTTTTCTCCAACTTAATTAGAACGGGAAAGATGTTACCATTTTTTGACGATTTTTTTATTGCAACGGAGACTCTGGAAGAACATCTTGAAATTCTGCAGGAAATATTTCGAACCGCGGGTCAACATCGTCTTACATTTAGATTGGACAAGTGTTTCTTTGCGCAAAACGAAATAGATTATTTGGGATATCACGTTAGTGTGGATGGGATACGACCAAGTGATAATAATATTGCATCAGTTATCAATTACCCGATACCGCGGAATGCGAAGGAAGTCCTTCGGTTTGTGGCCCTAGCGAGTTATTTTAGACGGTTCATCCCGCAATTTTCAATGATTGCAAAACCACTGTATGATCTCATTAAAAAAGAGGTGAAATTTAAATTCAGAGAGGAGGAAAGTAAGGCATTTGAAACCTTAAAGAAACAATTGTCCAGTAAACCGATCCTAGCAATTTATTCTCCGAAGGCAGAAACAGAATTGCATTGCGATGCGAGCGTGTCAGGGTTCGGTGCAATTCTTTTACAGAAACAAAGCGATGGTAATTTTAGACCAATATCATACTTTAGTCAACGGACAACACCCGCCGAATCAAAATATCATAGTTTCGAGTTAGAATGTCTTGCGGTGGTATATGCAGTTAAGCGTTTCCATGTATATTTAGGcggaattttttttaaaattatgacAGATTGTGATAGTTTCCGTTTAACGTTAAGCAAGCAGAATATAAACCCCCGAATCTCACGTTGGGCAATGTTCTTGCAGGACTATGATTTTGAGATACAGTATAGACCAGGTAAAAGAATGAGCCATGTTGATGCTCTCAGTAGATGCCATAGCATACTAGCAATAGAAGGAAATACTTTTGAGCAAACATTGTCAATATGTCAGGATAAAGATGACGAGATATGTAAAATACGCGATAAATTGCAAAAGACCGAAATGAAGTTTTTCGAATTGTGTAATGGATTAGTgtaccggaaggataaaatgaagaaactgCTATTTTACGTACCACACTCAATGGAAAATAATGTAATCCGTACTTGCCACGACGATCTGGGACATGTTGGTTTGGATAAGGTAGTAGACAATATCTTGAAAGTGTATTGGTTCCCTAAATTACGCGAGAAGGCTAAAGATTATATAGCGAACTGCTTACGATGTAGGGAATTCTCTCCACCTAGTGGGAAACAACCGGGGTATCGGCATAATATACTTGATAAGATTCGGATTaatgttaattaa